GCTTTATTTAAAGCAGCAACTTCCTTATATGTCGCATGCCATTCAGGGAACGTTTTATCTAAACGAATAGGTTTGAAATTGGACTTTTTAATACATGTTAAAGTCGTTGAACCTGTAGTTGCTAATTCACCAGCTTCATTGTATATTTCATAACAATACAATGATCTAAGCGGCGAATATTTTTCGATCCAAGTTTTAATTTTTACCTTTTCTGGATATGTAATTGATTTAATATAATTAATATTTAAGTCCGTTACAGGAGAAATGATGCCACTATCCTCCATATCCTTATAACTAAATCCTAACTTTGTTATATAGTCCGTACGAGCGACTTCAAACCATGTAGGATAATTTCCATGATAAATAAATCCCATTTGATCTGTTTCTTGATATCTTGATTCTATTTCTGTAATTGTATAAATCATTAAGCCGACCTCTTTTCAAAAATTCCTTAACCAAATCATATCATAACAAAAAAGGCTATGTGAGCATATTAACTCACATAGCCTTAGTATTAACGAATAAATTATTCAGCTAATTTATTTCTTAATACAAGTTGTAAGATACCGCCATTACGGTAGTAGTCTATTTCAACTTTTGAGTCAAAACGTGCGATTGCTTTAAATTCAATAACGTCGCCGTTTTCTTTTTCAGCTTTCACATCAACTAAATCATGTGGTTGCACGTTTTCGTCAACATCCACTGAAATTGCTTCTGTACCATCAATACCTAGGCTATCAGCTGATTCGCCATCTTGGAATTGTAATGGTAATACACCCATCATAACTAAGTTTGAACGGTGAATACGTTCATAACTTTGAGCGATAACTGTTTTAACACCTAATAGATTTGTACCTTTAGCAGCCCAGTCACGTGAAGAACCCATACCGTAATCGTTTCCTGCTAATACGGCTAATCCAGTACCGTCTTCTTTATATTTCATAGCAGCATCAAAGATTGGCATTTGTTCGCCCGTTGGCCAGTAAGTTGTAAATCCACCTTCTGTACCTGGTGCTAATTGGTTTTTAA
The Staphylococcus kloosii genome window above contains:
- the menI gene encoding 1,4-dihydroxy-2-naphthoyl-CoA hydrolase MenI, with the protein product MIYTITEIESRYQETDQMGFIYHGNYPTWFEVARTDYITKLGFSYKDMEDSGIISPVTDLNINYIKSITYPEKVKIKTWIEKYSPLRSLYCYEIYNEAGELATTGSTTLTCIKKSNFKPIRLDKTFPEWHATYKEVAALNKADETREVINGL